One region of Sebastes fasciatus isolate fSebFas1 chromosome 1, fSebFas1.pri, whole genome shotgun sequence genomic DNA includes:
- the ogna gene encoding osteoglycin, paralog a — MKALLFTCLLVPWLVAASAKRFDRNSQLIPGSLPGRELNGYFIDHLKSRRARRALPLADEPDDSPIDEGGDTSDLPTCLLCVCLTGSVYCEEVSPDMTTVPTLPKETAYLYARFNKIKKISTKDFADIVTLKRIDLTGNLISEIEDGAFSKLTLLEELSLADNRLVKLPMLPAKLTSFSANNNLLKTRGVKANIFKKMNKLATLYLADNQMEAVPIIPDNVRILHLQNNNITEVNKNTFCRSNDTYYLRPSLSEVRMDGNPVVLSKYPDSFTCMKVLPSGRYR; from the exons ATGAAGGCTCTCTTATTCACCTGTTTGCTGGTGCCGTGGCTGGTGGCAGCCTCAGCCAAGCGGTTTGACCGGAACTCACAGCTGATACCGGGATCTCTACCTGGCAGGGAGCTGAACGGATACTTCATTGACCATTTGAAATCGAGGAGGGCTAGG AGGGCGCTACCTCTTGCTGATGAACCTGATGACAGCCCAATCGATGAGGGAGGAGACACCTCTG ACCTGCCCACctgcctgctgtgtgtgtgtctgactggtTCAGTGTACTGTGAGGAGGTCAGTCCAGACATGACCACAGTTCCCACCTTGCCTAAAGAGACGGCCTATCTGTATGCCCGCTTCAACAAGATCAAAAAGATCAGCACCAAAGACTTTGCTGACATTG TGACTCTGAAGAGGATTGACCTGACGGGGAACTTGATCTCAGAGATTGAAGACGGGGCGTTCTCTAAGCTAACCCTGCTGGAGGAATTGTCTCTGGCTGATAACAGACTGGTCAAACTTCCAATGCTCCCTGCCAAACTCACATCCTTCAGCGCCAACAATAACCTCCTCAAAACCAGGGGTGTCAAAGCTAACATTTTCAAG aaaatgaataagCTGGCCACCCTGTACCTGGCCGACAACCAGATGGAAGCTGTTCCAATCATCCCAGATAATGTCCGGATCTTACATCTACAG AACAACAACATCACTGAGGTCAACAAAAACACCTTCTGCAGGTCCAATGACACCTACTACCTACGGCCGAGCCTCAGTGAGGTCCGCATGGACGGCAACCCCGTGGTGCTGTCTAAGTACCCTGACAGCTTCACCTGTATGAAGGTACTGCCTAGCGGACGGTACCGCTGA